A genome region from Halorussus pelagicus includes the following:
- a CDS encoding potassium channel family protein gives MYIIIVGAGDIGSPLIDIATRSGNDVVVIERDTQKADEIASEYDCLVLNADATMKETLADAGAERADAIISTTEQDATNVMVCLLAKEFEIPGITSVVHDAEHMNLFRQIGVNTIENPQQLIAGYLYRAVARPAIVDYMRIGDEAEVFEITVTENAPIAGKTLTEAGRENILSDNVLIVAIERESESKPLTPRGNTQIKANDLLTVYSATGADPELTDIFGHYEDRVE, from the coding sequence ATGTACATTATCATTGTTGGAGCAGGTGATATTGGATCGCCGCTGATCGACATCGCTACGCGTTCCGGAAACGATGTCGTGGTCATCGAGAGAGACACGCAGAAAGCTGACGAAATCGCCAGCGAGTACGACTGCTTGGTGCTTAACGCGGACGCCACGATGAAGGAAACGCTAGCTGATGCCGGAGCAGAACGGGCCGACGCGATCATCTCGACGACGGAGCAGGACGCGACGAACGTCATGGTCTGTCTGCTCGCAAAGGAGTTCGAGATTCCGGGAATCACGTCGGTGGTTCACGACGCAGAGCATATGAATCTCTTCCGTCAGATCGGAGTGAACACCATCGAAAACCCCCAACAACTCATTGCCGGATACCTCTACCGGGCAGTAGCTAGACCAGCTATCGTCGATTACATGCGAATCGGCGACGAAGCGGAGGTCTTCGAGATTACGGTAACGGAGAACGCACCGATCGCTGGAAAAACACTCACCGAGGCTGGCAGGGAGAACATCCTCTCAGACAACGTCCTGATAGTCGCTATCGAACGTGAAAGCGAAAGCAAGCCGCTGACTCCCCGAGGAAATACCCAAATCAAAGCGAACGACCTGTTGACGGTCTACTCCGCAACCGGAGCAGATCCGGAACTCACGGACATCTTCGGGCATTACGAGGATCGAGTAGAGTAA
- a CDS encoding TrkH family potassium uptake protein: MRVDTKTVGRDVGRIVQAVSLMMVVSIGVAAVNGEFYAIPAFVVSAVVMAGLGTGLVWLYREADPPRKREAMVTAATAWALVGALGGLPFLLVAWTIQIDPFPVWTNTPPMDATTAVFLHPLDSVFESMSGFTGTGLTMAAVEEKLPRSLHWWRSFIEWVGGVGVIVLTVAILRRSGGSSGSYTLYESEARSEKIHPSIVTTVQEIWKIFVGLTIGSIVLFLLAGMPLWDSINHAMTGIATGGFSVHADSIGHYDSPLIEYATVPIMVAGSIAFPIHYLIFKGELRNLYADLQTRWVFIWFAVGSLVLTGILYTNGQYATLEETFRVSLFQFVSGTSNTGFGSTTIGGGTEQVWSAGATLVTCLGMLTGAAAGSTVSGLKLIRVITIIKGTIWQIQDVFRPNTAIRYLQLGERNLSEEQAQREYTEATVVFVLWLTFLAIGVAVLLRVLSPGYPLEYVIFDVMSAQSNVGLDSGITGPGMPDTAKGMLIINMWVGRLEIIPVAVLIGSVLQRLNLYR; this comes from the coding sequence ATGAGAGTAGATACAAAGACTGTCGGACGTGACGTCGGTCGTATCGTTCAGGCGGTTTCCCTGATGATGGTTGTTTCCATCGGTGTGGCGGCCGTGAACGGCGAGTTCTACGCGATTCCCGCCTTCGTAGTCTCGGCGGTCGTAATGGCGGGACTCGGGACTGGACTCGTCTGGCTGTACCGGGAAGCGGACCCGCCGAGAAAACGCGAAGCGATGGTCACCGCTGCTACCGCATGGGCGCTCGTCGGTGCTCTTGGCGGATTGCCGTTTCTCCTCGTCGCGTGGACGATCCAGATCGATCCGTTCCCCGTCTGGACGAACACTCCACCGATGGATGCGACGACTGCGGTGTTTCTCCACCCGCTCGATTCGGTCTTCGAGAGTATGAGCGGTTTCACCGGGACGGGTCTCACGATGGCCGCCGTCGAGGAGAAACTCCCGCGGTCGCTACACTGGTGGCGGTCGTTCATCGAGTGGGTCGGCGGCGTCGGCGTCATCGTCCTCACCGTCGCAATCCTCCGGCGGAGCGGCGGGAGCAGTGGGTCGTACACGCTCTACGAGAGCGAAGCGCGGTCCGAGAAGATACACCCGAGCATCGTGACCACGGTTCAGGAAATCTGGAAGATCTTCGTGGGTCTCACTATCGGCTCAATCGTCTTGTTCCTCCTCGCCGGGATGCCACTGTGGGACTCGATCAACCACGCCATGACCGGGATTGCGACGGGGGGGTTCTCGGTGCATGCCGATTCCATCGGGCACTACGACAGTCCACTGATCGAGTACGCAACGGTCCCGATAATGGTCGCGGGGAGTATCGCATTTCCCATCCACTACTTGATATTCAAGGGTGAGTTGCGGAATCTCTACGCTGACCTACAGACGCGATGGGTGTTCATCTGGTTCGCAGTCGGGTCCCTCGTGTTGACGGGGATTCTATACACGAACGGACAGTACGCAACGCTGGAGGAGACGTTCCGGGTGAGCTTGTTCCAGTTCGTTTCCGGGACATCGAACACCGGCTTCGGGAGCACCACGATTGGCGGTGGGACCGAGCAGGTCTGGAGCGCTGGCGCGACGTTGGTGACGTGTCTCGGCATGCTCACCGGTGCAGCGGCTGGTTCGACCGTGAGTGGACTCAAGCTCATTCGGGTGATAACGATTATTAAGGGGACTATCTGGCAGATACAGGACGTGTTCCGACCTAACACTGCAATCCGGTATCTGCAACTCGGGGAGCGCAATCTCAGCGAGGAACAGGCCCAACGCGAGTACACCGAAGCGACGGTCGTGTTCGTCCTCTGGCTCACGTTCCTTGCGATTGGCGTCGCCGTCCTCTTGCGCGTTCTCTCACCGGGCTATCCGCTGGAGTACGTGATTTTCGACGTGATGAGCGCCCAGAGTAACGTCGGACTGGACTCCGGAATTACCGGCCCAGGGATGCCCGACACTGCCAAAGGGATGCTAATAATTAACATGTGGGTCGGTCGGCTCGAAATCATCCCGGTCGCGGTACTGATCGGGTCGGTTCTCCAACGACTCAATCTCTATCGGTAA
- a CDS encoding thioredoxin domain-containing protein: MTDDPTARNRLDEEASPYLRQHADNPVNWQPWDDAALDAAAEREVPIFLSVGYSACHWCHVMEEESFEDEETAAVLNENFVPIKVDREERPDLDSIYQTICQAVSGRGGWPLSVWLTPDGRPFYVGTYFPKEAKRGQPAFRELLENIAESWSDEEDRREMDRRADQWTDAIEGELESVPDPGETPGEDLLDSAADAAVRSADRDHGGFGTGQKFPQAGRVHLLLRAAERAADAGDDDTAAEYREVATESLSAMAEGGLFDHVGGGFHRYTVDREWVVPHFEKMLYDNAEISRAMLAGYQVTGDDRYAAAARRTFEFVERELTHPEGVSESHSEARGAESRGGFYSTLDAQSDGEEGKFYVWTPKEIRDAVDDSTAADLFCDRFGVTESGNFEGDTVLTSSESVGDLANEYEMSETEVEETVEQAREQVFAARAERVRPRRDEKVLAGWNGLMISALAEGALVLGDDHYADLAADALAFVREKLWDAEENHLSRRFKDGDVAIEGYLEDYAFVARGALNLYEATGDPDHLGFALDLADAIADEFWDAESGTIYFTPERGEDLVARPQEPHDQSTPSSLGVATDTLLALAEFTPDEEFADIAERVLETRGQEIQSNPLQHTSLALAADRYARGSLEMTVVADDLPESWREELAARYLPSRLLSRRPPTDEELSTWLDRLGLDEAPPIWAERDRTDDEATVYVCREFACSPPETDLAAALDWAESGR; this comes from the coding sequence CGCGCGCAACCGACTCGACGAGGAGGCGAGTCCGTACCTCCGCCAGCACGCCGACAACCCCGTCAACTGGCAACCGTGGGACGACGCCGCCCTCGACGCCGCCGCGGAGCGCGAGGTTCCTATCTTCCTCTCGGTCGGCTACTCGGCCTGCCACTGGTGCCACGTCATGGAAGAAGAGAGCTTCGAGGACGAGGAAACCGCCGCGGTACTGAACGAGAACTTCGTCCCCATCAAGGTGGACCGCGAGGAACGCCCGGACCTCGACAGCATCTACCAGACCATCTGCCAGGCCGTCTCAGGCCGAGGCGGGTGGCCGCTGTCGGTGTGGCTCACGCCCGACGGCAGACCGTTCTACGTCGGGACCTACTTCCCGAAGGAGGCCAAGCGGGGCCAACCCGCTTTCCGGGAGTTGCTCGAAAACATCGCCGAGTCGTGGAGCGACGAGGAGGACCGCCGGGAGATGGACCGCCGGGCCGACCAGTGGACCGACGCCATCGAGGGCGAACTCGAATCGGTTCCTGACCCCGGCGAGACCCCCGGCGAGGATCTGCTCGACTCGGCGGCCGACGCCGCGGTGCGCTCGGCCGACCGCGACCACGGCGGGTTCGGCACCGGCCAGAAGTTCCCCCAAGCCGGGCGTGTCCACCTGCTTCTCCGGGCCGCCGAGCGCGCGGCGGACGCGGGCGACGACGACACCGCCGCGGAGTACCGCGAGGTCGCCACCGAATCGCTCTCGGCGATGGCCGAGGGCGGTCTCTTCGACCACGTCGGCGGCGGGTTCCACCGCTACACCGTGGACCGCGAGTGGGTCGTGCCCCACTTCGAGAAGATGCTCTACGACAACGCCGAAATCTCGCGCGCCATGCTCGCGGGGTATCAAGTCACGGGCGACGACCGCTACGCCGCGGCCGCGCGCCGGACCTTCGAGTTCGTCGAGCGCGAACTGACCCATCCGGAAGGGGTCTCCGAGTCGCACTCGGAGGCTCGCGGGGCGGAGTCCCGCGGCGGGTTCTACAGCACACTCGACGCCCAGAGCGACGGCGAGGAGGGCAAGTTCTACGTCTGGACGCCCAAGGAAATCCGCGACGCCGTGGACGACTCGACCGCCGCGGACCTCTTTTGCGACCGGTTCGGCGTCACCGAGTCGGGCAACTTCGAGGGCGATACTGTCCTGACGAGTAGCGAGTCAGTTGGGGACCTCGCAAACGAGTACGAGATGAGCGAGACAGAAGTCGAGGAGACCGTCGAGCAAGCCCGCGAGCAGGTCTTCGCGGCGCGCGCCGAGCGCGTCCGACCCCGGCGCGACGAGAAGGTGCTGGCGGGGTGGAACGGCCTGATGATTTCGGCGCTCGCGGAGGGTGCGCTCGTCCTCGGCGACGACCACTACGCCGACCTCGCGGCAGACGCGCTCGCGTTCGTCCGCGAGAAGTTGTGGGACGCCGAGGAAAACCATCTCTCCCGCAGATTCAAGGACGGCGATGTCGCTATCGAGGGGTATCTCGAAGATTACGCCTTCGTCGCTCGCGGCGCGCTGAACCTGTACGAAGCGACCGGCGACCCCGACCACCTCGGGTTCGCGCTGGACCTCGCGGACGCCATCGCCGACGAGTTCTGGGACGCCGAGTCGGGGACCATCTACTTCACGCCCGAGCGAGGGGAAGACCTCGTTGCCCGGCCACAGGAACCTCACGACCAATCGACGCCCTCCAGTCTCGGCGTCGCCACCGATACCTTGCTCGCGCTCGCGGAGTTTACGCCCGACGAGGAGTTCGCCGACATCGCCGAGCGCGTCCTCGAAACGCGCGGCCAAGAGATTCAGTCGAACCCGCTTCAACACACCTCGCTGGCGCTCGCGGCCGACCGCTACGCTCGCGGGTCGCTGGAGATGACGGTCGTCGCCGACGACCTGCCGGAGTCGTGGCGCGAGGAACTCGCCGCGCGCTATCTGCCGAGTCGCTTACTGTCGCGCCGCCCGCCGACCGACGAGGAGCTATCGACGTGGCTCGACCGCCTCGGTCTCGACGAGGCTCCGCCCATCTGGGCCGAGCGCGACCGAACGGACGACGAAGCGACCGTCTACGTCTGTCGGGAGTTCGCCTGCTCGCCGCCCGAGACCGACCTCGCGGCGGCGCTCGACTGGGCCGAAAGTGGGAGGTGA